AGCTTGCGGGGCCCTACTGCTACGATGGCGGCGGGTGCTCCCCTGAAAATCATATCAGAGCCTGTTCCCTTGCTAATTTTAGAAAGGTTGGCGTATTGGCGAAACGAGGCGTTGGTTTTGGCAAGAGCATCAATCCACTCGAGAGTAAAGTTGGATAGCGCCTTTATTGTTTCGCTACTTTTAATAACTACGTAGGAAATGCTTTGAGAGTTTCCTCCAGTTGGGGCATAGTGGGCAATATCCAGTATTTTCTCCAGCTTGTCGGTTGGCACTTCAAGTTTTCTGTAGCTTCTAATAGAGCGGCGCGAACGTAGGAACTGTTCTGCCTCTTCGGCAGTTATGGATAGCGGCTTTTCTATATTTGTTTGATTTTTTAGAGGAGTCCAGCTAAAATCTAAAGCAGCTACAGGGCAAATGGCAACGCAATGGCCGCATTTGATGCATATTTTCGCGTTTGGAAGCGTAGGCCCATCTGCCGTCATTGCAATGATTGATGATGGGCATACATGTGAGCAGGCGCTGCATTTGGTGCAGCTTGCTGCTACTGTGAATGTGAAGTCTGGCGTGGAAATCATGCTTTTTTTAGATAAAGGTAAAAAATGGAATTTGTTTTGCTAGTGTCGCCTCTTTAATTGAAGGGATGAGGCGTTTAAATTACTGCGATTGAGAGAGCGTACTCGATAGATTATTGTGCCTTTAAAATTTGAAAATCAAAATCTTATTTCTTGTTGAAATGGAGAAAACATC
The nucleotide sequence above comes from Alistipes sp. ZOR0009. Encoded proteins:
- a CDS encoding nitroreductase family protein: MISTPDFTFTVAASCTKCSACSHVCPSSIIAMTADGPTLPNAKICIKCGHCVAICPVAALDFSWTPLKNQTNIEKPLSITAEEAEQFLRSRRSIRSYRKLEVPTDKLEKILDIAHYAPTGGNSQSISYVVIKSSETIKALSNFTLEWIDALAKTNASFRQYANLSKISKGTGSDMIFRGAPAAIVAVGPRKLPMARDNARFNLAYAELFAPTLGLGTCWAGFFEMSTSEYNKEVYDILGLTEEQMVVGALMVGYPKYHYKRLVDRNPLKFTLL